A stretch of DNA from Pseudopipra pipra isolate bDixPip1 chromosome 1, bDixPip1.hap1, whole genome shotgun sequence:
AAGAAGTCCCCCAAGTCCTACAGGTGGACATTGCCAGGATGcccttctgcagcagcattcctgcagggagctgccacCTGAATGGGTGCATGATTCTCCTTCCCTGGTCTCTGAGGAGGAAGATGCTGCCTCAGAGGCGGCAGCCGGGAAATCCGTTGACTATGGGTTCATTAGTGCCATTTTGTTCCTGGTTAGTGGCATTTTGCTGGTGATAATTTCCTACGTGGTACCCAGAGATGTGACTGTGGATCCCAACACTGTGGCTGCCCGGGAGatggagaggctggagaacGAGAGCGCCAGGATTGGTGCTCATTTGGACCGCTGTGTTATCGCTGGGCTGTGTCTCTTAACCCTGGGGGGCGTGGTGCTCTCCAGCCTGTTGATGATGTCCATGTGGAAAGGGGAGCTGTACCGGAGGAGCAGGTTTGCATCCTCCAAGGAGTCTGCAAAGCTGTATGGATCTTTCAATTTCAGAATGAAGTCTGGAGCAAATGATAATATGCTTGAGCTGTCATTAGTTGAGGAAGATGTGCTTGCCATAGATAATTAGTGTAGTCATGATTTTTAAGGCAGCATTTCTACAGGAAAATAAGTTTCATTAAAGAAAGCAGATGCAGCTAAAGATAGCTGGTGATGCAGTTTGTTTGTCTGACAAGAATGGTTTTATCTTAAGCTCTATAATCAAATGTTTGCAATATATGAGCACTTGTAAAGAGGAAATATGTCAGAGGAAATGCAAATGatacaaaataatgaaaaccactgaataaaaaaaattgtgataaGTAGGTTCCTCAGATACTCGTTTATCCTAATATAAAACATTCCACTGGTGTCTTGCCtatataattttcttatttctccaTATAGAACAGGAATGACCTTGACACTTTAGAAGCC
This window harbors:
- the TMEM74 gene encoding transmembrane protein 74 translates to MACMELLYLAKESRQVPLGTTTSWSLPSPPYKQQQHEGGEVDPRAALHCERHCKPLQTGPVAEPPLAPQPSSLDTSPQEHLAPSSSSQPCHPPEHSPREEDRGKKKACCCAQELETSFTYVDENVNLEHARSPPSPTGGHCQDALLQQHSCRELPPEWVHDSPSLVSEEEDAASEAAAGKSVDYGFISAILFLVSGILLVIISYVVPRDVTVDPNTVAAREMERLENESARIGAHLDRCVIAGLCLLTLGGVVLSSLLMMSMWKGELYRRSRFASSKESAKLYGSFNFRMKSGANDNMLELSLVEEDVLAIDN